The Sphingomicrobium aestuariivivum DNA window AGGCGGCCTTCCACGGGCGCTTTCACGATGGCGCGCAGCATGCCGTCCTCCGAGGGCAGGCGGCGGTGCGGAAGGGTGACATTGCCGAAGGCGGTGAAACGGATGCCATCGAGCGTGGCGGGCGCGGTATCGCCGGCTTCGACCAGCGCACCGCCGCTGCGGTCGGCGAGTGCGGACAGGACAGCGTCGGCCGCGCCATCGCGCGTCGACACGACGAGAGTCGGGCAGTCGGGGACGACATCGAGCGTACCGAGCGTTGCCTGTCCGTCGCTGACGAGGATGCAGCGGTCGGCGGCGGGGGCGTCGGCGAGCCAGTCGAGACGGCTCGCGCCGCCGTAGGTCAGGCCGGCGACCGCCTGCTCGAGCGACAGGTCGCGGCCGATGGCGCGCGGTGCCCGGGCGGCATGGTCGAAAGCGACGAAGGTCACCCGTCCGGCGCGCCATTTCGACAGCGCGCCCTCGACGGTGCGGCGCGCGGCGGCATGGTCGTCATCGAGGCGCGAGCGCGACATGTCCCAATAGACGCGCACTTCTTCGGGGCGCTCGCGCTTGGTCGCGGCGCGGATCGGCGTGTTGACCTGCCAATAGGTCTCGCCCGTTTCGGGATGCCGGCTGGCGAGCACGCGAATATTGTCATCGGGACGACGAAGGCGGATCTCGGTCTCGAAGGCACCGCGTCCGCTCACGGACGCGAAGCCGTCGCCGGCCTCGAGTCGGCGGTCAGCGAGGGTCAGTCCGTCGCCGTCCTCCCCGTCGAAGCGGATTGTCCAGTTGCCTGCCTTGTCCCCGAGGCGGATCGGCAGGGCGAAGTCGTCGGTCAGCGGGGCGACGAAATCGACCCGAATGGTCCGTCCGTCCCTGCCGACCGGAAAGACGCGGGTCGAGAAGGTGCCGTCACGGCTGATCTCGCCAAGCCCCGGATCGACCTGCCCGCGCACCAGCGTGTTGAACGCCTCGCGTGCCTGCGCCTCGTCGACCAGGGCGCCCTCGATCATCTGCCCCTCAACATCGAGCGCATAGCCGGTGACGACCGCGCCCTTTGGCAGGTCGATGGAGAGGCGGCCTTCGGTGCCTTCCTCTTCGGCCGAGAATGTCATCAGGTAGCTGACGGCCACGCTCGCGCCGTGGCGGCGGGTGGTGACCTTGAAATCGTCGAGCGCGAGGTCGCGGACCATGCGTTCGTCCTCGACGCCGCGCGCGCGGGCGGTGAGGGAGGGGGAGAGGGGCGGTGCTTCGACACCCACACCGGTGGTGGGTTGCCCAACTTCGGCGTGGGGCGCGGCCATCGCCGCCGTTCCCGCCAGAAGCATGATCGCCGCAAAACGCATCGCCGTCATCTGCACTCTCCCATCAAGGAATAGGCGGATGTTACAATGTTACATAGTCTTGACAAGCCCCCAAAATCGGGGCGAGGGGTCAGCCGTGGCGGGCCCAGATCTCGTAGGTGCCGTCCTTCTTGAGGAGGAGGACGTTGTAGGGCTGGACATGGTTGCCATGCTCCATGCCGGGCGAGCCCATCGGCATGCCGGGCACGAAGATGCCGACCGCGTCGGGCTTTTCGGCGAGGAGGCGTTCGATGTCGGCGGCCGGCACATGGCCCTCGACGACATAGCCGCCGACGAGCGAGGTGTGGCAGCTGGCGAGGCCGGCCGGCACGCCGTGCTTCGCCTTGAAGGCCATCAGGTCGGCTTCATTGACGACCTCGACCTCATGGCCCGCCTCGACCATCTTCTCGACCCATTTGAGGCAGCAGCCACAGCCCGCATTGCGGTGCATGACGATGTCGGCGGCCTGTGCGGCGGTGGCCGACAGGGCGAGGGTGAGGGCGAGGACGGTCTTGCGCATCGTGAACACTCCGGAAGTCTGCTTGCGCTCTAGGATAGCAGCAGTTTCGCTCGAATGAACGAAAAACCCCCGATGCCGCGAGGCACCGGGGGTCTTTTCATCGGTCAATGGAGACGAGGCCTACTCGTCGTCGCCACCGGTGAGGAAGGCGGGCTTATGCTCCATCTCACCGCTGTCATTGCCCTTGTCCTCGCGATCACGGCGCGGACCGCGGCCACGGCCACCGTCGCGACCGCCGTCACGGCCACCGCCGCGCGGACCGCGACCACCGTCGCGACCACCACGACCGCCGTCACGACCACCGTCGCGGCGCGGGCCCTTTTCACGCGGCGGGCGCGTGTCTTCGAGCTCGTCGCCGGTTTCCTGGTCGACGACGCGCATCGACAGGCGGACCTTGCCGCGCTGGTCGATCTCGAGGAGCTTGACCTTCACTTCTTGGCCTTCCTCAAGGACGTCGGTGACCTTTTCCACGCGCTCGTTCTTGATTTCCGAGACGTGGACGAGGCCGTCCTTGCCCGGCATGAAGGTCACGAAGGCGCCGAAATCGACGATGTTGGCGACCTTGCCGGTGTAGATTTTGCCGACCTCGGGCTCGGCCACGATGCCTTCGATCCACGCCTTGGCGGCGTTGATCTGATCGACGTCGCTCGACGAGATCTTGACGATCCCTTCGTCGTCGATGTCGACCTTGGCACCGGTTTCCGCGACGATTTCGCGGATGACCTTGCCGCCCGTGCCGATGATGTCGCGGATCTTGTCCTTGGCGACCTGCATCGTCTCGATACGCGGTGCGTGCGCCGACAGTTCGGTGCGCGCTTCGCCCAGCGCCTTGGTCATTTCACCAAGGATGTGGGCACGGCCGTCCTTGGCCTGCGCCAGCGCGGTTTTCATGATCTCGGGGGTGATGCCCGCGACCTTGATGTCCATCTGGAGCGAGGTGATGCCGGCTTCGGTGCCCGCGACCTTGAAGTCCATGTCGCCAAGGTGATCTTCGTCACCGAGGATGTCCGACAGGACGGTATAGTCGTCACCTTCGAGGATGAGACCCATCGCGATACCCGAGACAGGGCGCTCGATCGGCACGCCGGCGTCCATCATCGAGAGGCAGCCGCCGCAGACGGTGGCCATCGACGAGGAGCCGTTCGACTCGGTGATGTCCGACAGGATGCGGATCGTGTAGGGGAAGTCCTCGGCGCTCGGCAGCACGGGGTGCAGCGCGCGCCAGGCCAGCTTGCCGTGACCGGTTTCGCGGCGGCTGGTAAAGCCGAAGCGACCCACTTCACCGACCGAATAGGGCGGGAAGTTGTAGTGCAGCATGAAGGGCGAGTAGCTGAGGCCCTCGAGACCGTCGATCATCTGCTCGGCGTCCTTGGTGCCGAGCGTGGTCGTGCAGATCGCCTGCGTCTCGCCACGGGTGAACAGCGCCGAACCGTGGGTGCGGGGCAGGAGGCCGACCATCGCCTCGATCGGGCGGACCTGGTCGGTCTTGCGACCGTCGATGCGCTGGCCGTCCTTGAGGATGGCGCCGCGAACGATTTCGGCTTCGAGCTTCTTGACCGCCTTGCCGGCCGTCATCTGCGTCTGGCCGTCTTCCTCGGCATAGGCTTCCTTGGCCTTCTCGCGCACGGCGTTGAGGGCGTTGGAACGCTCCGACTTGTCGGTCAGCTTGTAGGCGGCGGCGATGTCGTCGCCGACGAGGCCGCGCAGCTTTTCCTTGATCGGGCCGATGGTGTCGCTCTGGTCGAGCTCCCACGGATCCTTGGCGGCCTGTTCGGCCAGCTCGATGATCGCGCCGACGACCTTCTTCGAGGCTTCGTGCGCGAACTGGACGGCGCCGAGCATCTCGTCTTCGGTCAGTTCCTCGGCTTCGGATTCGACCATCATGACGGCGTCATGGGTGGCGGCGACGACGAGGTCGAGGCGACCTTCCTCGAAGATGTCCGAGACCTTGGGGTTGAGGACATATTCGCCATCGACGAAGCCGACGCGCGCGGCGCCGATCGGGCCCATGAAGGGCACGCCCGAGATGGTGAGGGCGGCCGAGGCGGCGATCATCGCGAGGATGTCGGGCTCATTCTCGCCGTCATAGCTCAGCACCTGCGCGA harbors:
- the pnp gene encoding polyribonucleotide nucleotidyltransferase; amino-acid sequence: MFDVKTVEIDLGGQTLKLETGRIARQADGAVLATLGETVVLCAVTAAKSVREGQDFFPLTVHYQEKFSAAGRIPGGFFKREGRATEKETLTSRLIDRPVRPLFPEGFYNEINVIAQVLSYDGENEPDILAMIAASAALTISGVPFMGPIGAARVGFVDGEYVLNPKVSDIFEEGRLDLVVAATHDAVMMVESEAEELTEDEMLGAVQFAHEASKKVVGAIIELAEQAAKDPWELDQSDTIGPIKEKLRGLVGDDIAAAYKLTDKSERSNALNAVREKAKEAYAEEDGQTQMTAGKAVKKLEAEIVRGAILKDGQRIDGRKTDQVRPIEAMVGLLPRTHGSALFTRGETQAICTTTLGTKDAEQMIDGLEGLSYSPFMLHYNFPPYSVGEVGRFGFTSRRETGHGKLAWRALHPVLPSAEDFPYTIRILSDITESNGSSSMATVCGGCLSMMDAGVPIERPVSGIAMGLILEGDDYTVLSDILGDEDHLGDMDFKVAGTEAGITSLQMDIKVAGITPEIMKTALAQAKDGRAHILGEMTKALGEARTELSAHAPRIETMQVAKDKIRDIIGTGGKVIREIVAETGAKVDIDDEGIVKISSSDVDQINAAKAWIEGIVAEPEVGKIYTGKVANIVDFGAFVTFMPGKDGLVHVSEIKNERVEKVTDVLEEGQEVKVKLLEIDQRGKVRLSMRVVDQETGDELEDTRPPREKGPRRDGGRDGGRGGRDGGRGPRGGGRDGGRDGGRGRGPRRDREDKGNDSGEMEHKPAFLTGGDDE
- a CDS encoding DUF411 domain-containing protein, which encodes MRKTVLALTLALSATAAQAADIVMHRNAGCGCCLKWVEKMVEAGHEVEVVNEADLMAFKAKHGVPAGLASCHTSLVGGYVVEGHVPAADIERLLAEKPDAVGIFVPGMPMGSPGMEHGNHVQPYNVLLLKKDGTYEIWARHG